The genome window CGACGGGTCGTAGCCGAACGACAGCGCCCCCTGGAAGCTCGCGATCGGCTGCGCCTGCCCCTGGAGGATCGACTTGATGATCGCGTCGCGGTCCACCGCCATGATCATCGCCTTGCGCACCCGCTCGTCCTTGGTGATGCCGGACTTGGTGTTGAAGCGCAGCGCGTCCACCCCCGGGCCGGGCACCGCGGCGATCTCGAGCTTGGGATCGCCTTCGATGGTCGGGATCATGCCGATCGGGATGGTCGGCGGAATCACCAGATCGACGCGGCCGGCCTGGAGTTCGGCCACCGCGGTGGCGGGCTCGGCGATGAAGCGGTAGTCGAGCTTGTCGAGCTTCGGCGCGCCGCCCCAGTGCTGCGGAAAGGCTTCGAGCTTGATGCCGATCTTGGGCTCGTAGGAGACGAACCTGAACGGCCCGGTGCCGACCGGATGGGTGTTGAACCAGTCCTCGCCCTTCTCCTTGATGTACTTCGGCGGCACGATCATCGCGCCGTAGCCCGCGAGCTTGGTGAGCAGCACCGGGTCGGGCGCGGAGAGGACGAAATCGACGGTGAAGTCGTCGATCACCTCGACCTTGTCGATCACCGAATAGTTGGCGCGCTGCGGTCCCTTCTTGCCCTCGTCGCCGAGGAGCCGGTCGAAGGTGAACTTGACCGCGGCGGCGTCGAACGGCTCGCCGTCGTGGAAGGTCACGCCCTTGCGCAGGGTGAAGCGCACCCGCTTGCCGCCGTCGAGTTCCTCCCACTTGGTGGCGAGGCCGGGCACCAGCTTGGCGTCCGGTCCGCGGTAGGTGAGGCCGTCGTAGATGTTGGTGGCGACCGACGCCCAGTTGATCAGGAAGGTGTCGATCGGGTCCCAGCTTCCCGGGTCCTGCGGCGAGGAGACGGTGAGGGTGCCCGCGGCCTCGGCCGGGAGGGCGCCGAACAGGCCGCCGACGACGGCGGCGGAGGCCAGAAGCGACTTCATCAGCACGCGTTTCATGTGGTTCTCCTAGGAGGCTCAGGCGACACCGGCGACGAGGTGGCCGGGGGCGATTTCCCGATGCGCGAGGATGCGGGGCGCGTCGCCCGCACGGCGGATCGGACTCGGGATTTCCCCTTCCAGGGGAACGTGGGGCCTGCGGCGCGCCGGGTCGGCGCTCGGCACCGCGGCGAGCAGGCGGCGGGTGTAGGGGTGGGCGGGGGTTTCGAACACCTGGGCGCGGCTGCCGAGCTCGACCACCTGCCCGAGGTAGAGCACCGCGACGCGGTGGCTGATCCGCTCCACCACCGACATGTCGTGGGAGATGAAGAGATACGAGAGGCCGTGGCGCTCCTGCAGTTCCATGAACAGGTTGACGATCTGCGCCTGCACCGAGACGTCGAGCGCCGAGAGCGCCTCGTCGGCGATGATCAGGCGCGGGTTGCAGGCGAGCGCGCGGGCGATGCAGATGCGTTGGCGCTGGCCGCCCGAGAACTCGTGGGGGTAGCGCGCGGCGTGCTCGGGCGCGAGGCCCACCGCCTCCAGCAGCTCGGCGACCCGCGCCGTCACCGCCCGGCCCGCGAGCAGGCGGTGCACGCGGATCGGCTCGGCGATCGAGAAGCCGACGGTCTTGCGCGGGTCGAGCGAGGCGTAGGGGTCTTGGAAGATGTACTGGATCTGCTGGCGCAGGGCATGGCGCTCGGCGGACGACATTTCCGAAACCCGGCGTCCGGCGAAGCTCACCTCGCCCGAGGTGGGGGCCTGAAGCTGCTGGATCGTGCGGCCGATCGTCGACTTGCCCGAGCCGCTTTCGCCGACCAGGGCGAGGGTTTCGCCCCGGCGGATGTCGAAGCTCACGGCCTCGACCGCATGGACGCGGTGGGTGACGGTGCCGAACAGGGTGCGTCGGACGTCGAACCGGGTGACGAGGTCGCGCACCGAGAGCAGCGGCGGCTCGTCGGTCTTGGCGGTATCCTGGGCTTCGGGCGCGGCGAGTTCCTCGCCGGTTTCGGGCGAGAGCAGCGGCAGGCGGCGCGGCAGCGGCTCGCCCGCCATGCTGCCGAGCCTCGGCACCGCCGCCAGCAGGGCGCGGGTATAGGGCTCGCGCGGCCGCGCGAAGATCTCGCCGACCGGCCCGGTCTCCACCATCCGGCCGTGGCGCATCACCACCACGTCGTCGGCGATTTCGGCGACCACGCCCATGTCGTGGGTGATGAACACCACCGCCATCCCGAGTTCGCGCTGAAGATCGGCGATCAGGCCGAGGATCTGCGCCTGGATGGTGACGTCGAGCGCGGTGGTGGGCTCGTCGGCGATCAGCAGGCGCGGGCGGCAGGCGAGAGCCATCGCGATCATCACCCGCTGCCGCATGCCGCCCGAAAGCTGGTGCGGATACCGCCCGAGGAGGTCGCGCGCGTCGGGCATGCGCACGGTTTCCAGCAGCCGCCGCGCCTCGTCGAGGGCGGCGGCGCGGGTCATTCCCTCGTGCAGCGTCAGCGCCTCGGCGATCTGGTCGCCGACCGTGAACACCGGGTCGAGGCTGGTCATCGGCTCCTGGAAGATCATCGCGACGTCCTTGCCGCGGATGCCGCGCATGCGCTTCTGCGGCAGGGCGAGGAGGTCGACCGCGCCGTCGCGCCCGGCGAAGACGATGCGCCCGGCGGGCATGCGCGCGCCCAGGCCCTCGGCCAGGCGCATCACGGTGAGCGCGGTGATCGATTTGCCCGAGCCGCTCTCGCCGACGATCGCCAGCGTCCGCCCCGGATGCACCGAGAAGCTCACGTCCTCGACCACGCGCCGCGTCCCGAAGGCGATGCTCAAACCCTCGACGGACAACAGCGCGGGATGTTCCAGCGGTGGCACCCGATGCCCCTCCAAGCCGATGAATTCGGAAATGAAAACCGCGCGATGCGGAAATTCGATCGCACCACTTCGGGGCGGGTTTGTCAACGCGGGCGGCGCGGCGGAGGGGGCGATGGGCGGTGTTCGGAAATGTTCAAATGTGTAAATCGACCGTGAATTTCCATGGAAATGTTGGGCGATATGTGATGATATGTGAAAAATAATGGCCGGATTCGGGAGGCAGGCGATGTCCCAGGCGCGCGCGTACCGGGTTTGCGTAATCGGTCTCGGTTCGATGGGGATGGGCGCGGCGCTCTCGTGCGTGCGCGCCGGTCTTTCGACTTCGGGCCTCGAACTCGACGCCGCACGGCGCGCCGAGTTTCTCGGCGGCGGCGGCGCGGCGGCGGCGGAGTCGCCCGCCGGTCTCGACTGCGGTTTCGATGCCGTCGTGGTGCTGGTGGTGAACGCCGCCCAGGCGCGCGCCGCCCTGCTCGGCCCGGGCGGCCTCGCGCCGCGGCTGCCGAAGGGCGCGGCGGTGATGCTGAGCTGCACCCAGTCCGCCGCCGACGCCCGGGCGCTCGCCGCCGATCTCGAAGCCCTCGGCCTGCTGGTGCTCGACGCGCCGGTCTCGGGCGGCGCGTTCAAGGCCGCGGCGGGCGAGATGACGGTGATGGCCTCGGGCGCCGAGACCGCGTTCGCGCGGCTTCAGCCGGTGCTCGACGCCACCGCCGACAAGGTCTACCGCATCGGCGCGGAGATCGGCCTCGGCGCGACCGTCAAGGTGATCCATCAGTTGCTCGCCGGAGTGCACATCGCCGCGGGGGCGGAGGCGATGGCGCTCGCCGCCCGCGCGGGTATTCCGCTCGACCTGATGTACGACGTGGTGACCCATGCGGCGGGCAATTCGTGGATGTTCGAAAACCGCATGAAGCACGTCGTCGACGGCGACTACGCGCCGCGTTCGGCGGTGGACATCTTCGTCAAGGATCTCGGTCTCGTCACCGAGACCGGCCGCGCGCTGAAGTTTCCCCTGCCGCTCGCCTCCGCCGCGTTCGCGATGTTCCTCAACGCCAGCAACGCGGGCTTCGGCCGCGAGGACGACAGCGCGGTGATCAAAACCTTCGCGGGGATCTCCCTGCCCGGAACGGAGTGACTGCCCATGCTGATCGGCGTGATTGCTGACGATTTCACCGGCGCGACCGACATCGCCGGTTTCCTGGTGGCGAGCGGGGTTTCGACCACCCAGCTGATCGGGGTGCCGCCCGCCGATCTCGCGGTGGACGCCGAGGCGGTGGTGATTTCGCTCAAGTCCCGTTCCTGCCCCGCCGACGAGGCGGTGGCGTCGAGCCTCGCCGCGCTCGACTGGCTGCGCGCGCAGGACTGCCCGCGGATCTTCCAGAAGTACTGCTCGACCTTCGATTCCACTCGCAAGGGCAACATCGGCCCGGTCGCCGACGCGCTGCTCGACGCGCTCGGGTCCGACTTCACGGTGGTCTGCCCGGCGCTGCCGATCAACGGCCGGACGATCTACAACGGCTATCTGTTCGTCGGCGACGTGCTGCTGGAGGAATCCGGCATGCGCGACCACCCGATCAACCCGATGACCGACAGCCATCTGGTGCGGCTGATGGAGATGCAGTCGGTCGGCCGCGCCGGAGTGGTGACCGCCGCGGTGGTGGAGCGGGGCGTCGCCGCGGTGAAGGCGGAACTCGAGGCGCTGCGCGCCGCCGGCAAGCGGTATGCGGTGCTCGACGCGATCAAGGACGGCCATCTCGACGTGCTCGGCGCGGCGATCGCCGACATGCCGCTGGTCACCGGCGGCTCCGGCCTCGCGGCGGGGATGGCGAAGGCGTGGCGGCGGCGCAACCAGGATCCCTCGCGCGCCGCGCTTGCGGGGGCGCCGCAGCCCGGCCGCGGCGTGGTGATCTCGGGTTCGGCGTCGCAGATGACCAACCGTCAGGTGGCGGGCTACAAGGCGAAGGCGCCGTCGTTCCCGGTCGATCCGGTGCGCTGCCTCGCCGATCAGGCCGCCTATGCCCGCGAGATGGCGGATTGGGCGACGGCGCAGCCGAAGGACGGCCTGTCGCCGATGCTTTACGCCACCACCGACCCCGACACCCTGAAGGCGATCCAGGCGCGCTTCGGCGCGGCGGCGTCGATGGCGATCGAGGCCACCTTCGCGGCGCTCGCGCGGCATCTCGCCGACGCCGGGTTCACCCGCTTCGTCGTCGCGGGCGGCGAGACCTCGGGCGCGGTGGTGCAGGCGCTCGGCGTCTCGGGCTTCCACATCGGTCCGCAGATCGCGCCCGGGGTGCCGTGGGTGCGCGCGGTCGACAAGCCCTATTCGCTGGCGCTCAAGTCCGGCAACTTCGGCGCGCCGTCGTTCTTCTTCGATTGCCAGCCGGAGAGGGTCGCGTGATGGGCGAAGCGCGCGAAAGCCTGGTGCGGCTGTGCAAGGTGCTCTACGACCGCGGTCTCGCGGTCGGGGGCGCGGGCAACGTGTCGCTCAAGCTGCCGGACGGCGGCTTCCTGGTGACGCCGACCGGCGGCTGCCTCGGCCGCCTCGACCCCGCGGGGCTGGCGGTCATCGCCGCCGACGGCACGCCGCAGGCGGGGCCGAAGCCGTCGAAGGAGTTCGCCTTCCACCACGCGCTCTACGCGGCGCGGCCGCAGGCGGGGGCGATCGTGCATCTGCACTCCACCTATCTCACCGCGCTCGCCTGCCGCGAGGGGCTCGACGTCGACAACGCGATCCGCGCCTTCACCCCCTATTACGTGATGCGGGTCGGCAGCCTGCCGGTGATCCCCTACTACCGCCCGGGCGACGCCCGCATCGCGCGGGACCTCGTCGCCGCGGCGGCCCGGTACGACACCCAGGCCTTCCTGCTCGCCAACCACGGCTCGGTGGTGCTGGGCCGCGACATCGAGGACGCGGTCAACAACGCCGAGGAGCTGGAGGAGACCGCGAAGCTGGTGTTTCTGCTGAAGGGCGACCGCGTGCGCCACCTCGGCGACGACGAAATCCGCGAACTCAGGAGCTGAACAATGGTCAAATTCGCCGCCAACCTGACGATGATGTTCAAGGAGGTGGAGTTCCTCGACCGCATCGACCGCGCCGCGGCCTGCGGCTTCGGGGCGGTCGAGTTCCTGTTCCCCTACGACTACCCCGCCGCCGAGATCAAGGCGCGGCTCGACCGCCACGGACTGACGCTGGCGCTGTTCAACATGTTCGCCGGAGACTGGGCGGGCGGCGAGCGCGGCTTCGCGGCGCGGCCCGGCAAGGTGGCGGAATTCCGCGCCTCGGTCGACCAGGCTCTCGACTACGCCAAGGCGCTCGGCTGCACCCGCGTCCACACGATGTCGGGCGTCACCGCCAAGGAACCCGACCGCGCCGCCTGCGAGGCGACCTGGATCGACAATCTGCGCTGGGCCGCCGATCGCGCCGCCCGCGCGGGCGTGACGCTGCTGATCGAGCCGCTCAACACCCGCGACATGCCGGGCTATTTCGTCACCCATCAAGACGAGGCGCTGGCGCTGATCGAGCGGGTCGGGCGGCCGAACGTCAAGCTCCAGTTCGACGTCTACCACGCGCAGATCATGGACGGCGACATCACCCGCCGGATCGAGCGCCTCGCGGGCAAGTACGCCCACGTGCAGATCGCCTCGATCCCCGACCGCCACGAGCCCGACGCGGGCGAGATCGACTACGCCCACGTCTTCGCCGCGTTCGACCGGACGGGCTACGACGGCTGGATCGGCTGCGAATACAACCCGCGCGGCGCCACCGAGGACGGCCTCGGCTGGTTCGCGCCGTTCCGCGCCTGAAAGGGGGAAGCCATGATCCTGCGCCACGCCGCGGAGATGCGCGAACAGCAGATCCCGAAAATGCGCGACGGCACCGGCGTCGTCACCGTGCGCCATCTCCTCGAAGCCGAGGAACTGCTGGGGAAGGGGCGGCTGTTCGCCCACAACGTCGTGCCGCCCGGCGCGTCGATCGGCGTCCACCGCCACACCGGCGACGCCGAGGCCTACTACTTCCTCGCCGGGCGCGGCCGGTACACCGACAACGGGTCCGCCTACGAGGTCGTCGCGGGGGATCTGACGTTCGTATCCGAGGGCGATCTTCACGGCATCGAGAACACCGGCGACGCCCCGCTCGAATTCGTCGCCCTGATCCTCTACGCCGACAAGGGCGGCGCATGATTCCGGCGGAGCGCCAGCACTTCATTCTCGCCTGCCTCGCCGACCGCGACGTGATGAGCATCGCCGAGCTGACCGAGCGGCTCGGCGTCTCGCACATGACGGTGCGGCGCGACATTCAGAAGCTCGAGGAGAGCGGGCGGGTGATGTCGGTCTCGGGCGGCGTCAAGTTGCCCGAGCGCATCGAGTTCGAACCCTCGCACCACGTCAAGGCGGAGATCTGCGCCGCCGAGAAGCAGGCGATCGGACGGGCGGCGGCGGAACTGGTGCGCGAGGGCGCGGTGATCTACCTCGACGCCGGCACCACCACCCTCGAAATCGCCCACGGCATCGTCGACCGCCCCGGTCTCACCGTCGTCACCAACGACTTCGTGATCGCCGCCTACCTCGCCGCCAACTCCCGCTGCGCCCTCTATCACACCGGCGGGCTGGTGGAACGGACCAACCAGTCGTGCGTCGGCGACGCCACCGCCGACGCGATCGGGCGCTTCAATTTCGACGTCGCGTTCATCTCCGGCTCGTCGTGGTCGATCGCCGGGATCACCTCGCCCTCGGAATCCAAGCGCCCGGTGAAGCGCGCGGCGGTGCGCACCGCGCGGCGCGCGGTGTTCGTCACCGATTCGTCGAAGTACGGCGTGATCGGCGCGTTCAACATCCTGCCGCTCGACGGCTTCGACGCGGTGATCACCGACGCCGGAATCGAGGCGAGCGTGGTCGCGGCGATCGAGCACCTCGGCGTCGAGGTGACGATCGCGCGCGCCGACAACGGAGGGAGGAGAGCATGAAGGTTCTCGTCACCGGCGCGGCCGGTTTTCTCGGCAGCCGCCTGATTCGCGCGCTGCTGGCGGGCGAAGGTCCGATGGGGCGGGTCGACGCGGTGGTCGCCGCCGACATGGCGGCCTGCCCGGTGAAGGATCCGCGGGTCGTCAGCCGCGCCGGCTCGGTGGTCGACCCGGCGTTCGCCGCCGCCGCCGTCGAGCCCGGAACCGACGTCGTCTACCATCTCGCGGCGGTGCTTTCCGGTCAGTCGGAGGCGGAGTTCGACATCGGCATGCGCGTCAACGTCGACGCCACCCGCCTGCTGCTCGAAGCCTGCCGTCGGCTGGACAAGCCGCCGCGCTTCGTCTTCACCAGTTCGCTCGCGGTGTTCGGCGGGCCGATGCCCGAGGTGGTGCCCGAGGACATGGTGCTGATGCCGCAGTCGTCCTACGGCGCGGAGAAGGCGATCGGCGAACTGATGGTGTGCGAATACGCGCGCAAGGGGTTCGTCGACGGCGTCGTCTGCCGCCTGCCGACGATCACGGTGCGGCCCGGCAAGCCCAACTCGGCGGCCTCGTCGTTCGTCTCCGGGATCATCCGCGAACCCTTGAACGGCGAGCCGAGCGAATGCCCGGTGCCGCTCGACACCCGCCTGTGGATCTCCTCGCCCGACGCCGCGGTCGCCAACCTCGTGCGCGCGGGCGCGATTTCCGCCGACAGGCTCGGCGGCCGCCCGGTCCTCAACCTGCCGGGCATCACCGTCACCGCCGCGGAAATGCTCGACAGTCTGGAGCGCCTCGGCGGCCCGGCGGCGCGGGCGAAAGTGGCGCTCACCGACGTGGAGCGCATCAAGGCGATCGTGTGCAGCTGGCCCGGCGCGTTCGACGTCGCCCGGCCGCTCGCGCTCGGGTTTGCCGCCGATGCCGATTTCGACGGCATCGTGCGCCAATACATGGACGACCTCGCGCACGCGCGGGGTTGACGGGTCGAACAATCAGAAACGCGACGACATGGACGAACTTGTGGCTGAGCAAGGTGAGTGAGGGGTCGACGATAAGAATTCGAACATGAGGAGGACGGTCCCATGACCCAGCCAGGCATGGAGTTTCAGTTGATATTCGGCCTCGTTCTGGCCATCCTGATTCTGATCTTTCTGGTGGTGAAAACCAAGGTTCATGCGGTCGTCGCGCTCGTGATCGCGGCGTCGATCGCGGGTCTGATCGGCGGCATGATGCCCGCCGACGTGATCGGCTCGATCACCAAGGGCTTCGGGGCGACGCTCTCGACCATCGGTCTGGTGATCGGCTTCGGCGTGATGATGGGCCGCATCCTCGAAGTCTCGGGCGCCGCCGAGCGGATGGCCTACACCCTGATCCGCTGGCTCGGCGAGAAGCGCGAGGATTGGGCGCTGATGGTCACCGGCTACGTCGTCTCGATCCCGATCTTCTGCGATTCCGCGTTCGTGATCCTGTCGCCGCTGGTCAAGGCGCTCGCCCGCACCACCGGCAAGTCGGTCCTGACCCTCGGCATCTGCCTCGCCGCCGGTCTGGTGCTGACCCACCACGCGGTGCCGCCGACCCCGGGTCCGCTCGGCGTCGCCGGCATCTACGACGTCGACGTCGGCCTGATGATCCTGTGGGGCGTCGTCTTCACCATTCCCTCGACCTTCGTGGTGGTCGCCTACGCCCGCTACATCGGGCCGCGCCTCGAAACCATGATCAAGGCCGACACCGGCGAGGACATCGGCGCCGCCTACCGCGAGTTCAAGGAGGCCGCGGCGGTGCGCGAGGCCGATCTGCCGCCCCTCGGGGTGTCGGTCGCGCCGATCGCGGTGCCGATCCTGCTGATCCTCGTCAACACCGTCACCACCTTCGCGGTCAAGGCGTCGGGCGACGCCGCGCTGGCGAAATCCCTCGGCGTGCAGGTCGCGAGCTTCATCGGCAATCCGGTGGTCGCGGTGGCGATCGGCGTGCTGCTGGCGGTCTATACCCTGGTGCCGCGGCGGCCGCGCGAGGAGGTGATCGCCGACCTCGAAAAGGGCGTCGAGAGCGCGGGCATCATTCTGCTCGTCACCGGCGCGGGCGGCGCGCTCGGCGCGGTGCTGCGCGATTCCGGCGCGGGGACGGTGATCGGCAATTCGGTGGCGGGGCTCGCCATGCCGGCGATCCTGATTCCGTTCGTGATCGCCACCCTGGTGCGCCTGATCCAGGGGTCCGGCACGGTGGCGATGATCACCGGCGCGTCGATCTCCGCGCCGATCCTGGCGGCGATCCCCGGCGTCGACATGGTGTTCGCGGCGCAGGCGGCGGCGATCGGCTCGATGTGCTGCGGCTATTTCAACGACAGCTATTTCTGGGTGATCAACCGCATTCTCGGGGTCAAGAACGCGAAGCACCAGATGATCCTGTGGTCGGTGCCGACCACTCTCGCGTGGGCCACGTCGCTGGTGACGCTGCTGATCGCCAACGCGATCTTCGGCTGACCGGCGTTCTTCGCGCCGGACGCGCCCCGGGGTCCGTTCGCGGACCCCGGTTTTGCGTCGTCAGCCGATCCGCGCTTCGGCGGCGCGGGCGGCGGCGATCGCGTCGCGGCAGTCGTCGCGGTCGATCGCGTCGATCTGCGCCGGGGCGAGGTGGGCGCGCGCGTAGTCGGCGTAGACGCCGCTGTCCACGAACAGCTCGAAGACGTCGGCGTCGAGCTCGCCGTCGCGCACCATCCGCGCCAGGATCGCGACCGCCTCCGAGAGCGGCTTGCCGCTCTTGTACGGCCGGTCCGCGGCGGTGAGCGCCTCGAACACGTCGGCGATCGCCAGCATCCGCGCCTCGAGGCTCATCTCCGCGCCGGTGAGGCCGCGGGGGTAGCCGCTGCCGTCGATCTTCTCGTGATGGCCGCCCGCGATCTCCGGCACCGTGCGCAGG of uncultured Alphaproteobacteria bacterium contains these proteins:
- a CDS encoding Extracellular solute-binding protein family 5; its protein translation is MKRVLMKSLLASAAVVGGLFGALPAEAAGTLTVSSPQDPGSWDPIDTFLINWASVATNIYDGLTYRGPDAKLVPGLATKWEELDGGKRVRFTLRKGVTFHDGEPFDAAAVKFTFDRLLGDEGKKGPQRANYSVIDKVEVIDDFTVDFVLSAPDPVLLTKLAGYGAMIVPPKYIKEKGEDWFNTHPVGTGPFRFVSYEPKIGIKLEAFPQHWGGAPKLDKLDYRFIAEPATAVAELQAGRVDLVIPPTIPIGMIPTIEGDPKLEIAAVPGPGVDALRFNTKSGITKDERVRKAMIMAVDRDAIIKSILQGQAQPIASFQGALSFGYDPSMKPLPFDPAQAKKLLKDAGVKPGATVQIDVRGNDATFVEVVQAVAAYLQGVGITASIKPYETNVLLNDIVPAGKTGEMFQQKWGGWTLDYDNTAYAMYHTGQKWNPYDSDPKLDEMLESQRSITDRTKREQILQGIARYAAERALEMPLYNSNAIYGVNKRVKNFVPAPDNRLRLDAVGVD
- the yliA gene encoding putative peptide transport fused subunits of ABC superfamily: ATP-binding components (Evidence 3 : Function proposed based on presence of conserved amino acid motif, structural feature or limited homology; Product type pt : putative transporter); protein product: MPPLEHPALLSVEGLSIAFGTRRVVEDVSFSVHPGRTLAIVGESGSGKSITALTVMRLAEGLGARMPAGRIVFAGRDGAVDLLALPQKRMRGIRGKDVAMIFQEPMTSLDPVFTVGDQIAEALTLHEGMTRAAALDEARRLLETVRMPDARDLLGRYPHQLSGGMRQRVMIAMALACRPRLLIADEPTTALDVTIQAQILGLIADLQRELGMAVVFITHDMGVVAEIADDVVVMRHGRMVETGPVGEIFARPREPYTRALLAAVPRLGSMAGEPLPRRLPLLSPETGEELAAPEAQDTAKTDEPPLLSVRDLVTRFDVRRTLFGTVTHRVHAVEAVSFDIRRGETLALVGESGSGKSTIGRTIQQLQAPTSGEVSFAGRRVSEMSSAERHALRQQIQYIFQDPYASLDPRKTVGFSIAEPIRVHRLLAGRAVTARVAELLEAVGLAPEHAARYPHEFSGGQRQRICIARALACNPRLIIADEALSALDVSVQAQIVNLFMELQERHGLSYLFISHDMSVVERISHRVAVLYLGQVVELGSRAQVFETPAHPYTRRLLAAVPSADPARRRPHVPLEGEIPSPIRRAGDAPRILAHREIAPGHLVAGVA
- the ygbJ gene encoding putative dehydrogenase, with NAD(P)-binding Rossmann-fold domain (Evidence 3 : Function proposed based on presence of conserved amino acid motif, structural feature or limited homology; Product type pe : putative enzyme), producing MSQARAYRVCVIGLGSMGMGAALSCVRAGLSTSGLELDAARRAEFLGGGGAAAAESPAGLDCGFDAVVVLVVNAAQARAALLGPGGLAPRLPKGAAVMLSCTQSAADARALAADLEALGLLVLDAPVSGGAFKAAAGEMTVMASGAETAFARLQPVLDATADKVYRIGAEIGLGATVKVIHQLLAGVHIAAGAEAMALAARAGIPLDLMYDVVTHAAGNSWMFENRMKHVVDGDYAPRSAVDIFVKDLGLVTETGRALKFPLPLASAAFAMFLNASNAGFGREDDSAVIKTFAGISLPGTE
- the ygbK gene encoding conserved hypothetical protein (Evidence 4 : Homologs of previously reported genes of unknown function; PubMedId : 11520622); protein product: MLIGVIADDFTGATDIAGFLVASGVSTTQLIGVPPADLAVDAEAVVISLKSRSCPADEAVASSLAALDWLRAQDCPRIFQKYCSTFDSTRKGNIGPVADALLDALGSDFTVVCPALPINGRTIYNGYLFVGDVLLEESGMRDHPINPMTDSHLVRLMEMQSVGRAGVVTAAVVERGVAAVKAELEALRAAGKRYAVLDAIKDGHLDVLGAAIADMPLVTGGSGLAAGMAKAWRRRNQDPSRAALAGAPQPGRGVVISGSASQMTNRQVAGYKAKAPSFPVDPVRCLADQAAYAREMADWATAQPKDGLSPMLYATTDPDTLKAIQARFGAAASMAIEATFAALARHLADAGFTRFVVAGGETSGAVVQALGVSGFHIGPQIAPGVPWVRAVDKPYSLALKSGNFGAPSFFFDCQPERVA
- the ygbL gene encoding putative class II aldolase (Evidence 3 : Function proposed based on presence of conserved amino acid motif, structural feature or limited homology; Product type pe : putative enzyme) — protein: MGEARESLVRLCKVLYDRGLAVGGAGNVSLKLPDGGFLVTPTGGCLGRLDPAGLAVIAADGTPQAGPKPSKEFAFHHALYAARPQAGAIVHLHSTYLTALACREGLDVDNAIRAFTPYYVMRVGSLPVIPYYRPGDARIARDLVAAAARYDTQAFLLANHGSVVLGRDIEDAVNNAEELEETAKLVFLLKGDRVRHLGDDEIRELRS
- the ygbM gene encoding conserved hypothetical protein (Evidence 4 : Homologs of previously reported genes of unknown function) gives rise to the protein MVKFAANLTMMFKEVEFLDRIDRAAACGFGAVEFLFPYDYPAAEIKARLDRHGLTLALFNMFAGDWAGGERGFAARPGKVAEFRASVDQALDYAKALGCTRVHTMSGVTAKEPDRAACEATWIDNLRWAADRAARAGVTLLIEPLNTRDMPGYFVTHQDEALALIERVGRPNVKLQFDVYHAQIMDGDITRRIERLAGKYAHVQIASIPDRHEPDAGEIDYAHVFAAFDRTGYDGWIGCEYNPRGATEDGLGWFAPFRA
- a CDS encoding Cupin 2 conserved barrel domain protein, with the translated sequence MILRHAAEMREQQIPKMRDGTGVVTVRHLLEAEELLGKGRLFAHNVVPPGASIGVHRHTGDAEAYYFLAGRGRYTDNGSAYEVVAGDLTFVSEGDLHGIENTGDAPLEFVALILYADKGGA
- the ygbI gene encoding putative DNA-binding transcriptional regulator (Evidence 3 : Function proposed based on presence of conserved amino acid motif, structural feature or limited homology; Product type pr : putative regulator) codes for the protein MIPAERQHFILACLADRDVMSIAELTERLGVSHMTVRRDIQKLEESGRVMSVSGGVKLPERIEFEPSHHVKAEICAAEKQAIGRAAAELVREGAVIYLDAGTTTLEIAHGIVDRPGLTVVTNDFVIAAYLAANSRCALYHTGGLVERTNQSCVGDATADAIGRFNFDVAFISGSSWSIAGITSPSESKRPVKRAAVRTARRAVFVTDSSKYGVIGAFNILPLDGFDAVITDAGIEASVVAAIEHLGVEVTIARADNGGRRA
- a CDS encoding conserved exported hypothetical protein (Evidence 4 : Homologs of previously reported genes of unknown function), which codes for MKVLVTGAAGFLGSRLIRALLAGEGPMGRVDAVVAADMAACPVKDPRVVSRAGSVVDPAFAAAAVEPGTDVVYHLAAVLSGQSEAEFDIGMRVNVDATRLLLEACRRLDKPPRFVFTSSLAVFGGPMPEVVPEDMVLMPQSSYGAEKAIGELMVCEYARKGFVDGVVCRLPTITVRPGKPNSAASSFVSGIIREPLNGEPSECPVPLDTRLWISSPDAAVANLVRAGAISADRLGGRPVLNLPGITVTAAEMLDSLERLGGPAARAKVALTDVERIKAIVCSWPGAFDVARPLALGFAADADFDGIVRQYMDDLAHARG
- a CDS encoding Uncharacterized permease HI_1015, coding for MTQPGMEFQLIFGLVLAILILIFLVVKTKVHAVVALVIAASIAGLIGGMMPADVIGSITKGFGATLSTIGLVIGFGVMMGRILEVSGAAERMAYTLIRWLGEKREDWALMVTGYVVSIPIFCDSAFVILSPLVKALARTTGKSVLTLGICLAAGLVLTHHAVPPTPGPLGVAGIYDVDVGLMILWGVVFTIPSTFVVVAYARYIGPRLETMIKADTGEDIGAAYREFKEAAAVREADLPPLGVSVAPIAVPILLILVNTVTTFAVKASGDAALAKSLGVQVASFIGNPVVAVAIGVLLAVYTLVPRRPREEVIADLEKGVESAGIILLVTGAGGALGAVLRDSGAGTVIGNSVAGLAMPAILIPFVIATLVRLIQGSGTVAMITGASISAPILAAIPGVDMVFAAQAAAIGSMCCGYFNDSYFWVINRILGVKNAKHQMILWSVPTTLAWATSLVTLLIANAIFG